One genomic window of Candidatus Nitrospira inopinata includes the following:
- the radA gene encoding DNA repair protein RadA: MKAKTTFSCQSCGHQAPRWLGRCPDCGGWNTMKEERQATPGKGRPMALKTMQTQATPIGEIEVVGEDRRLTHIGEFDRVLGGGVIPGAVILIGGDPGIGKTTLLLQALPRLATAAAPVLYVSGEESPRQIKMRGQRLGVEHPHLLILAETSLEQILKTVQEIQPAAIVVDSIQTVYTEQLTSAPGSISQVQEVAGQLMWFAKRAGVPVFIIGHVTKEGAIAGPRLLEHIVDTVLYFEGDRGHSYRILRAVKNRFGSTNEIGVFEMKDAGLEEVGNPSELFLAERPQRSTGSVVVSSLEGTRPILVELQALVSSTGYAMPKRVANGVDLNRVSLLLAVMEKRLGVHLSGQDVYVNVVGGLRIDEPATDLGIVAAVTSSLREIPVEPGLLILGEVGLGGEVRAISQAELRIREAAKMGFKRCLLPERNLMKLDAIDGMELIGIQDVREALNVVLA; the protein is encoded by the coding sequence TTGAAGGCCAAAACCACCTTTTCCTGCCAATCCTGCGGGCATCAGGCTCCGCGATGGCTGGGGCGCTGCCCCGACTGCGGCGGCTGGAACACGATGAAAGAAGAGCGGCAGGCGACGCCCGGCAAAGGCCGCCCCATGGCGCTCAAGACCATGCAGACGCAGGCGACGCCCATCGGCGAGATCGAAGTGGTCGGCGAGGACCGCCGTCTCACGCATATCGGAGAGTTTGATCGGGTATTGGGTGGCGGAGTGATTCCCGGCGCGGTGATTCTGATCGGCGGCGATCCGGGAATCGGGAAGACCACCCTGCTGCTCCAAGCCCTGCCGCGATTGGCGACCGCTGCGGCGCCGGTGCTGTACGTCTCAGGCGAGGAATCGCCCCGTCAGATCAAGATGCGTGGACAGCGGCTGGGCGTCGAGCATCCCCATCTGCTGATTCTCGCCGAAACCTCGCTGGAGCAGATTCTGAAGACGGTTCAAGAGATCCAGCCGGCCGCGATCGTGGTGGACTCCATTCAAACCGTCTATACGGAACAGTTGACCTCGGCGCCTGGAAGCATCAGTCAAGTGCAGGAGGTGGCCGGACAGTTGATGTGGTTTGCCAAGCGTGCCGGGGTGCCGGTTTTCATTATCGGCCACGTGACAAAAGAAGGGGCCATCGCCGGGCCGCGTTTGTTGGAACATATCGTCGATACGGTATTGTATTTCGAGGGCGACAGGGGACACAGCTATCGCATTCTTCGGGCCGTCAAAAATCGCTTCGGTTCGACGAACGAAATCGGCGTGTTCGAAATGAAAGACGCGGGACTCGAAGAAGTCGGCAATCCCTCGGAGCTGTTTTTGGCCGAACGCCCGCAACGCAGCACCGGTTCGGTGGTGGTGTCGAGTCTCGAAGGAACCAGGCCGATTCTCGTTGAGCTGCAGGCGCTCGTGTCCTCGACCGGATATGCCATGCCGAAGCGGGTGGCCAACGGGGTCGATCTCAACCGCGTGTCGCTCTTGCTCGCGGTGATGGAGAAACGGCTGGGCGTTCATTTGTCCGGACAGGATGTGTATGTGAACGTGGTGGGAGGTCTGCGGATCGATGAGCCGGCGACCGATCTGGGCATCGTCGCGGCGGTCACGTCCAGTCTGCGTGAGATACCGGTCGAGCCGGGTTTGTTGATTCTCGGCGAAGTCGGTCTCGGTGGGGAGGTGCGAGCGATCAGCCAGGCGGAACTGCGCATCCGAGAGGCGGCCAAGATGGGGTTCAAACGGTGTCTGTTGCCCGAGCGGAATCTGATGAAACTGGATGCGATCGATGGCATGGAATTGATCGGCATTCAAGACGTGAGGGAGGCGCTGAACGTTGTCTTGGCTTAG
- the bcp gene encoding thioredoxin-dependent thiol peroxidase gives MAKELAVGDQAPELEIPDQDGRIVTLRGLRGKQVVLYFYPKDDTPGCTKESCDFRDTEAQIMRAGGTILGVSLDGQESHQKFIKKFGLPFPLLSDEDARVSKAYGVYKQKNMYGKKYWGIERSTFIIDPEGKVKAVFRKVKVDGHADQVLAALKS, from the coding sequence ATGGCTAAAGAACTTGCGGTCGGAGACCAGGCGCCGGAACTCGAGATTCCGGATCAAGATGGAAGGATCGTGACGCTTCGCGGCCTCAGGGGGAAACAGGTCGTGCTGTATTTTTATCCCAAAGACGATACCCCTGGCTGCACCAAAGAATCCTGCGATTTTCGCGACACCGAAGCGCAAATCATGCGGGCGGGAGGCACGATCCTTGGAGTCAGCCTGGACGGTCAAGAGTCCCACCAGAAGTTCATCAAGAAATTCGGACTGCCCTTTCCATTGCTGAGCGACGAAGACGCGCGCGTGTCCAAGGCGTACGGGGTGTACAAACAGAAAAACATGTACGGGAAAAAGTACTGGGGGATTGAGCGCAGCACATTCATTATCGATCCCGAAGGAAAGGTGAAGGCTGTTTTCAGAAAGGTGAAGGTGGACGGCCATGCCGATCAAGTGCTGGCGGCCTTGAAGTCGTAG
- a CDS encoding tetratricopeptide repeat protein has product MTWLVVLSAALMIVIQAGGCSSKRKPLVPLALTDAGISREAVALTEQGARAYQEKQFGEAKKYFAEAMAAAPGSGQAHYNYALALNALGEAAAARHHFLEAANLAPGDKVIWDSPALAPYGDPDTRKQMKGRPYGTERPTFGGTSR; this is encoded by the coding sequence ATGACATGGCTTGTGGTCCTGAGCGCCGCATTGATGATCGTGATTCAGGCCGGAGGCTGTTCGTCAAAACGAAAGCCGCTCGTTCCATTGGCGCTGACCGATGCCGGGATCAGTCGCGAGGCGGTTGCTTTGACGGAGCAAGGGGCGAGGGCCTATCAAGAAAAGCAATTCGGCGAGGCGAAGAAGTATTTTGCCGAAGCCATGGCAGCCGCGCCTGGGTCGGGGCAGGCGCATTACAATTACGCGTTGGCATTGAACGCGCTTGGAGAGGCGGCGGCGGCTCGTCACCATTTTCTTGAGGCGGCGAATTTGGCACCCGGCGACAAGGTCATTTGGGATTCTCCGGCATTGGCACCGTACGGTGATCCAGATACAAGAAAACAGATGAAAGGCCGTCCCTATGGAACCGAACGGCCTACGTTTGGCGGGACGTCTCGGTAG
- a CDS encoding DUF507 family protein, protein MLSEDKVSHLSHVILQAVKRHRSVAVRGDDERMLKEIKRVLAAELAAEEEIDRKVKAKLASYSRGIVEGSAEWEVLYRKTFEEETRKRAL, encoded by the coding sequence ATGTTGAGCGAAGACAAGGTCAGTCACCTCTCGCACGTGATTTTACAGGCCGTGAAGCGTCATCGATCCGTCGCCGTGCGCGGTGACGATGAACGAATGCTCAAGGAAATCAAGCGGGTCCTCGCAGCCGAGTTGGCGGCGGAGGAGGAGATCGATCGCAAGGTCAAGGCGAAGCTCGCGTCCTATTCGCGCGGCATTGTCGAGGGGAGCGCGGAATGGGAAGTCCTCTACCGGAAGACGTTTGAAGAAGAAACTCGGAAACGGGCTCTGTGA
- a CDS encoding DUF507 family protein produces the protein MRLSKERVRHMAEAVAGRLRQEGYLEAGGDYQSLIDALERAITDELSVEDRLNAEVRHMLTMYEKQIEQGQVDYQKMFQLIKQKLIRERGLIL, from the coding sequence ATGCGCTTGTCAAAAGAGCGCGTGCGACACATGGCCGAGGCCGTCGCCGGTCGTCTTCGACAGGAGGGGTATCTTGAGGCGGGCGGCGATTACCAATCGTTGATTGACGCCCTGGAGCGGGCCATCACTGATGAACTGTCGGTAGAAGATCGCTTGAACGCCGAAGTGCGCCACATGCTCACGATGTATGAAAAGCAGATCGAGCAGGGACAGGTCGATTATCAGAAAATGTTTCAGTTGATCAAACAGAAGCTGATCCGTGAACGGGGTCTTATTCTTTAA
- a CDS encoding cyclophilin-like fold protein — protein MAQPPKHIRIMIGGVHLDAELNGTKTADQIYAALPHEAPVHVWGEEFYCTFPGVTDYRETATTSVRVGDVAYWGIGRVLAIFFGRTPMSTGGDPVPADRVNVVGRIVGDATQLRRAMGASIIRIERR, from the coding sequence ATGGCGCAGCCGCCGAAACATATCCGTATCATGATCGGCGGAGTACACCTCGACGCGGAACTCAACGGCACCAAAACCGCCGACCAAATCTACGCCGCGCTCCCGCATGAAGCTCCGGTCCATGTCTGGGGCGAAGAGTTTTATTGTACGTTTCCAGGCGTGACCGATTATCGCGAAACCGCCACGACGAGCGTGCGGGTCGGCGATGTCGCCTACTGGGGAATCGGCCGCGTTCTGGCGATCTTTTTCGGGAGGACTCCGATGAGCACCGGCGGCGATCCGGTTCCGGCGGACCGAGTCAATGTCGTCGGACGGATTGTGGGAGACGCGACCCAATTGCGCCGTGCGATGGGTGCCTCGATCATTCGGATCGAACGGAGATAG
- a CDS encoding ribonuclease H-like domain-containing protein yields the protein MLTSTFILLQGVGPATEQRWWREGLHDWRDFIARPRVTGLSPERKTLHDRTLALAQADLDRGNLQSLAAQIRKPEHWRFYDNRRSGILYLDIETNGFSLHDPSGTVTVVGLHRDGRTLSLVQDETLTVDRLQTELNQCTLLVTFFGTGFDVPYLQAKFPRLRFPMPHFDLCTAARRLGLHGGLKRLERAMGIEREPALAGLDGGDAVRLWSQWRRGNRAALDVLLAYNTADTENLVPLADLVYKEMRARFGPEFVKPPSITRPSS from the coding sequence GTGTTGACCTCCACGTTCATCTTGCTCCAGGGCGTGGGCCCCGCAACCGAACAGCGCTGGTGGCGAGAAGGACTGCATGATTGGCGCGACTTCATCGCACGCCCCCGCGTCACCGGACTCTCTCCGGAGCGAAAAACCCTCCATGACCGAACGCTGGCGCTCGCTCAAGCCGATCTCGACCGGGGGAATCTGCAATCGCTGGCGGCGCAAATCCGGAAGCCGGAACATTGGCGTTTCTACGACAACCGCCGGTCCGGCATTCTGTACCTTGACATCGAAACGAACGGCTTTTCCCTTCATGATCCAAGCGGAACCGTGACCGTCGTCGGCCTTCATCGAGACGGCCGAACCCTCTCGCTCGTTCAAGACGAAACCTTAACGGTAGATCGACTCCAAACCGAGCTCAACCAATGCACGTTGCTCGTGACGTTCTTCGGGACCGGATTCGACGTGCCCTATTTACAAGCCAAGTTTCCCCGTCTTCGTTTTCCCATGCCGCACTTTGATCTCTGCACGGCCGCCCGTCGTCTGGGGCTGCACGGAGGATTGAAACGACTCGAACGGGCGATGGGGATCGAACGAGAACCGGCCCTAGCCGGCCTTGACGGCGGGGACGCGGTCCGCTTGTGGTCGCAGTGGCGCCGCGGCAACCGAGCCGCGCTCGATGTTCTGTTGGCCTATAACACCGCCGATACGGAAAATCTTGTCCCGCTCGCAGACCTGGTCTATAAAGAAATGCGGGCGCGGTTCGGTCCTGAATTCGTAAAGCCGCCTTCCATCACGCGGCCATCGTCATAA
- a CDS encoding PP2C family protein-serine/threonine phosphatase, translated as MSMWIGIGRSEIGLVRSSNQDAYLLLDRLGLWAVADGMGGHVGGDVAAQTAITSIKAHAMNAADAIRTERPDAPSAFLADLIQRAHDAILEQVRLDPSLKGMGTTIVLLFIRPQPTPIAHVAHLGDSRAYLFRAGLLTPLTRDHTLIEKYLERGILTPKTARTHPERHVLTQALGVSSPPRPSFSSCPLERNDLLLLCSDGLTKMLDDEQIRDICSKTHGDPTQTCHSLVTASLDRGGMDNVTVLVIGHV; from the coding sequence ATGAGTATGTGGATCGGCATCGGTCGCAGCGAGATCGGCTTGGTGCGTTCGAGCAACCAAGACGCCTACCTCTTGCTAGACCGGCTCGGCCTTTGGGCCGTCGCCGACGGCATGGGCGGCCACGTGGGCGGCGACGTCGCGGCCCAGACCGCGATCACCAGCATCAAGGCTCACGCGATGAACGCGGCCGATGCCATCCGAACGGAACGACCGGACGCCCCGTCGGCGTTTTTGGCGGATTTGATCCAACGCGCCCATGACGCAATCCTTGAGCAGGTTCGACTCGATCCTTCGCTGAAAGGGATGGGCACCACGATCGTCCTGCTGTTCATCCGTCCGCAACCCACTCCCATTGCGCACGTCGCGCATCTCGGCGACAGTCGCGCCTACCTTTTCCGAGCCGGCTTGCTCACCCCTCTCACACGAGACCACACACTCATTGAAAAATATCTCGAGCGCGGCATCCTCACCCCCAAGACGGCGCGAACGCACCCGGAGCGACACGTTCTCACACAAGCGTTGGGCGTCTCTTCTCCCCCGAGGCCCTCCTTCTCATCCTGCCCCCTGGAACGGAACGACCTCTTGTTGCTCTGTTCGGACGGACTGACGAAAATGTTGGACGACGAACAAATCCGAGACATCTGCTCTAAAACCCACGGTGATCCGACGCAAACCTGCCATAGCCTGGTCACCGCCTCTCTCGACCGCGGCGGCATGGACAATGTCACCGTGCTTGTTATCGGCCATGTGTGA
- a CDS encoding nuclear transport factor 2 family protein, giving the protein MGRFVGAWVCCLAGLLVVSSSVLAGTPDPDTPEAVIRRLVQANAEKDMSVISRLMAHDADIRSYSVGGRKYIGWPEFEREMQEEFVNVEKLEIPILELNVWSKGDVAWFSMELDYIRYVGAGANQTRTVLPLRETGVLERRNGQWLLLSFHESFRSAQMTGPTAGSASPSSQQLLVSNPPSSTMPDLSGEWDILEVEDNKRYKATLDKNGNGPYTQHGGRFVTTKFADRLWQGTWHQPGNDREGGFEVLLSEDGMQAKGIWWYTRVGKQKGIPPREHGGTYEWKRLTPPGPSQ; this is encoded by the coding sequence ATGGGGCGTTTCGTCGGAGCGTGGGTGTGTTGCCTGGCCGGCTTGCTCGTCGTTTCATCATCCGTGCTTGCGGGGACGCCGGATCCCGATACTCCGGAAGCGGTCATCCGTAGGCTCGTTCAAGCCAACGCCGAAAAAGACATGTCGGTCATTTCCCGCCTCATGGCGCACGACGCCGACATCAGAAGTTATTCGGTCGGGGGCCGCAAATACATCGGGTGGCCGGAATTCGAACGCGAAATGCAGGAAGAATTCGTCAACGTCGAGAAACTCGAAATTCCGATTCTCGAGCTCAACGTGTGGAGCAAGGGGGACGTCGCGTGGTTTTCAATGGAGCTGGATTACATCCGATACGTCGGCGCGGGGGCGAACCAGACCCGCACGGTCCTGCCTCTGCGGGAAACCGGTGTTCTGGAACGGCGGAACGGACAATGGCTTTTGTTGTCTTTTCATGAATCATTCCGCTCGGCGCAGATGACCGGCCCGACGGCTGGATCGGCTTCCCCGTCATCCCAACAGCTTCTGGTCAGCAATCCTCCTTCTTCCACGATGCCGGACCTCAGCGGCGAATGGGACATTCTTGAAGTCGAAGATAACAAACGCTACAAGGCCACGTTGGATAAAAACGGGAACGGTCCCTATACACAACATGGCGGTCGCTTCGTCACGACGAAATTCGCGGATCGTCTGTGGCAAGGCACCTGGCATCAGCCGGGTAATGATCGCGAGGGGGGATTCGAAGTCCTTCTGTCAGAGGATGGGATGCAGGCCAAAGGAATTTGGTGGTACACCCGCGTGGGCAAGCAGAAAGGCATTCCCCCCCGGGAACACGGCGGGACATACGAGTGGAAACGACTGACGCCGCCCGGCCCTTCTCAATGA